Part of the Virgibacillus natechei genome is shown below.
GAAGATGTACTGGAACAGTTTCATCAAATCGCTGTTGCTCAAGACTTTATTTCCCAAGGTGGTATTGGCTATGCCAAAACAGTATTAGAAAAAGCATTTGGAACAGAGGAAGCATCGGGTATTATCAATCGCCTTACCTCATCATTACAAGTTAGACCTTTTGATTTTGCGAGAAAGGCCGACCCAAAGCAAGTATTAAATTTTATCCAAAGTGAACACCCTCAAACCATAGCTTTAGTCTTATCTTATCTTGATGCGGAGCAGTCTGGCCAAATATTATCCGAATTGCCTCAGGAAATGCAAGCAGATATTGCAAAGCGTATTGCAACAATGGACTCTACGTCGCCAGAGATCATTGCTCAGGTGGAACAGGTTTTGGAACGAAATATATCATCTTCTTTAACAGAAGATTATACACAAACTGGTGGTATTCAAGCTGTAGTCGAAGTGTTGAATGGTGTAGACCGAAGTACGGAGCGAACGATTTTGGATTCCTTAGAAATACAAGATCCTAAGCTTGCTGAGGAAATAAAGAAACGTATGTTTGTTTTTGAAGATATAGTTGTATTGGACAGTCGTGCAATCCAGCGCGTCATAAGAGAAGTAGAAAATGAAGACCTACAATTGTCACTTAAAGTTTCTAGTGATGAAGTGAAGGATGTTGTCTTTAAAAATATGTCACAAAGAATGGCTGATACCTTTATGGAAGAGATGGAGTACATGGGACCAGTTCGGCTACGAGATGTAGAAGATGCACAAACGAGGATTGTTAGCGTGATACGCAGACTTGAAGAGATTGGTGAAATTATTATTGCCCGTGGCGGAGGAGACGATATTATTGTCTAGTCATACGCAGAATCGCCAAAGCAAGGTTATTGAGCTTAAACCAATCGAGGTTACGAAAAAAGCGCCAAATCAAACGTTAGATTTAGAGGTTGAGGACAGTAAGGTGAAAGATGAAATTCAAAATGCTAGAGATGAACTGCAAAAAATAGAACAACAGAAGAAACAGCATATAGCTGATACAAAATCAGAAATTGAAAACGCAAGACAGAATTGGAAAAACGAAAAGAAACAATTTATCGAAGCGGCGAAAGAAGAAGGGTATAATGCAGGTTTCTCGCAAGGAAAAGAAGAGGGGATTCTAAATTATCAGCATTTAATCGATAAGGCCAATTCGATAATGGAGGAAGCTATTAAAGATTTTCATTCCACAATTGAAAAAAGTGATGAAGCAATTCTTGGTCTAGCAATACATATAGCGGACACGATTATGAAACAGAAGCTTACGGAAGATCCAAGGTCCTTTTTGTCGATCGTGAAAGCTGCAATTAAAGAATTGAAAGATCAATCTGTAATCACTATTTATTTACATCCTAATAACTATGAGTATGTTATACAGCAAAAAGATGAATTAGAGCTTATTTTGGAAAGTGAAACAAACTTGTCTATTTATGTGGATGAATCGGTTAAAGAGAATGGGTGTGTAATCGAACATCCATTTGGTCAAATTGATGCTGGTACTGATACACAGCTACAGCAGATACGTAAAGTTTTATATGAAATAGCAACGGAGAATAAATAATGAATACATTGGATTACTTTTCTGCAATTGATCAAACAGATACATACAAGCGTTATGGTAAGGTTTTGCGTGTGGTTGGGCTAATGATTGAATCACAAGGGCCGGAAGCGAATATTGGAGAAGTCTGTTATATTCATGCTTCAACAAAAAATAAAGATCCAATACTTTCGGAGGTTGTTGGTTTTCATAATGAAAAGCTGATTCTTATGCCATATGCAGAAGTAGCCGAAATCGGGTCAGGGTGTTTAGTCGAATCGACTGGAAAAGCATTAACGGTCAAAGTAGGACGTGGGTTAATCGGTAAAGTTGTGGACTCACTAGGTATGAATCTTGACAATTCATTATTACCAAAAGGATTATCTAGCCGTTTAACGGAGCAATCGCCTCCTAATCCGATGTTGCGTCCACCTATTTCTGAGCCCTTACAAGTTGGTGTGAAGGCAGTCGATTCTATGCTTACAGTCGGTAAAGGACAACGAATTGGAATTTTTGCAGGTAGTGGTGTTGGGAAAAGTACATTGCTTGGAATGATTGCTCGTAATAGTAATGCTGATATTAATATTATTGCGTTAATTGGAGAAAGAGGACGTGAAGTGAGGGAATTCATTGAAAATGACCTCGGGGAAGAAGGACTAAAAAAATCAATTGTTGTTGTCGCCACTTCTGATCAACCAGCTTTAATGCGTATAAAAGGTGCTTATACCGCTACAGCGATTAGTGAATACTTTCGTGATTTAGGTTATCAGGTAAATTTAATGATGGATTCGGTAACGAGGGTTGCAATGGCCCAGCGTGAAGTAGGACTTGCAACAGGTGAACCACCAACAACAAAAGGGTATACACCTTCTGTATTTGCAACGTTGCCAAAACTATTGGAACGAACGGGTACGAATGAACATGGAAGCATCACAGCATTTTATACAGTTCTAGTCGATGGTGATGATATGAATGAGCCAATAGCAGATACGGTTCGGGGTATTTTAGACGGCCATTTTGTGATGGATCGTAAACTAGCAGAACGGGGGCAATTCCCTGCTATCAATATCTTGAAATCGATTAGCCGAGTAATGAATAAAGTAGTGGATAACAAGCATCAAGATTTTGCACAACAAATACGAACTTTTATGGCTACATATGAAGAAAACAGTGAGTTGATTAATATTGGTGCATATAAGCGTGGTACTGATAAAGAAATAGACAACGCAATTTCCCATTATCCAAAAATACAAGCCTTTTTAAGGCAGGATGTTTTTGAATATCGAACACTTGATGAATCGATTGAATTGATGAAAGACCTGCTTAATGGGGGTGTGAAATAATGGCTGAAACAGCTACATTATCTAAACTATTACATATTCGAGAGAATGAAAAGAAAGAAGCAAAACAAGCATATCATCAATCAATGGATTTCTTTGAAGGAATAGCTACACGACTATATACATTACTGAAAAGAAAAGAAAATGCGGAGGATTCCTATGATGATTGTTTAAGTGCTACGTCGTCTGTTGAGATTATTAAAGAACAGGTCGCTTTTATTGAACTATTAAATAATCAAATTATGAATTTACAGCAACAAGTACAAATTGCTAGAGCTGATATGGAGTCCAAGCAAATGAAGTTAAGTGATGCTTACGTTGAAGTGAAGAAATTCGAGAAAATAATAGACACCCGAAAAAAGTCAGAGGAAGAAATGGAAATAAAGCGGGAAAAAGCTTCGATGGATGAAGTATCCATTCAACAATACTTACGATATAAAAACAGGTGAAGCTAATGGTAAAGCAACCAAAAACAAAAAAGAAAATGAATCCATTTCTGCGATTTCTTTTTGCCATTGTGATTCCAATCGTTGTACTCATTATAGTGGTGATCATTATATTTTCTGCTGCAGGCGTAAATGTAATGGATTGGACAAAGGAAAAAGGGAGTAATATTCCAGTTGTGTCTACTTTTATTACAACAGCGGAAGAGGAGAGTCTTCAGCTTGAAGAGGAGCAAGTTCAGGCTGAAATAGAAAGTAAAGAGGCAGAAATACAGGAATTATATCAAGAGATAGATGGACTTGAGTTCGAAAATGAACAAATGGCGCAGGAAATACTTAGGTTGGAAAACAATGATGAAAATCCAGAGGACGCAGCTGCTGGTTCATTTAAGGATATGGACAATGAGCAAGCAGCATTAATTATTGAAAACCTGGAAAACGAGACGGCTGTTGCTATTTTAGAAGAAGTATCAGATGAGGTACGTGGTGAGATCTTAGAGGCGATGGACCCCGAAACGGCAGCAACTTTAACACAATTATTGATTAGTAGTGATGAATAAAATGATTCACTTGAAAGGGGGTGAGAAAACTGAATGCGATAGGTATGCTTTTTCAACAAGGGCAATTGTCTTTGCCTTCGTCAGGTAATTTAAAGCAGACTAGTGGAGAAGAAGGTAATTCCTCATTATTTCAAATGCTATTAGATGGCGAACAAGCAACAGAACCACACATTACAAAAATGAAAGATTCTAGTTCTGATAATGAAGTGATGAATCTGGATAACACCCCAACAGAAATGAAAGAACACTTGTACAATATGTTAATGGATTCTGATAAATTTGGAGATAAAGCCATTTCTGAAGATGAAATGGGGGCTAAGTGGTTGAATTTGGATAGCGTGTCAACAGAGATAAAAGAACTATTAAATAACATGTTAATGGATTCTGATAACTTGGAAGGTATAACCATTACTGAAGAAGGAATTGCGAGTAAGTGGATTAATTTGGATCGTTTACCATCCGAGGTGACAGATAAATTATTCAACATGATAAATGACTCTGATAATGGGGTGGTGAGCTTAGAGCAATTTTTCGAGTCAGGTATACTACCAACAATATCTGAAGAAGCCTTGATAGATACATCTGCTATTCAGAAAGAGTTGGGTGGAATTATTGCAAAGGTTGAAACACTTTTATCCCAGATTGAAACGAAGCAGGATATTAAAAGAGCAGCACCCAAAATACTAGACTTGCTACAACAATGGACTTCCATGCAAAAGAAGTCAGGTAATAGCGAGTCAAATATTTTATCAACGATGAATAATAAAGAAGGAACGAAAGAACAGGGAATCTGGAGAGAACTCGTACAATCTTTTCAAAAAAGAGATCAATTAGCAGCAAAACAACACTATAATAGTGATGCTAAAGTTACAAGTTCAGATATAACGAAATGGATTGGCAACGCATTGGATAACCAGGCGCCTGCTGAGAGATTAGCTGGGCAACCGAATGTGACTAACATGCCAATTACGAGATTGGAACAACACGCTATCTATCTGAATCAAACGCAAGGTTCTCAGTCTGCTGAGAAGCAATTCATCGAACAATTTCAAAAAATAATGCAAGCGAGTAAATTTTCAACTATGCCGAATGGAACAAATCAATTATCCATTACAATGCGACCTGAAAATTTAGGTGAAATGATGGTTCGGCTAACACAAGTGAATGGGGAAATGACAGTAAAAATTCTTGTTACATCTCAAGCATCAAAAGAAATGCTTGAATCAAACATGGGACAATTGAGAAATATTTTTTCACCACAACAAGTTGTTATTGAAAAACAGGAATTGACTGCTCAACAAGAACAGGATTTGCAGAAGGATAAGGAAGAGAAAGAAGAACAATTGAAAGACCAAAATAATTCTCACTATCAGGACCAGGGCAATGATGAGAAAGACTTGGAAGATGATTTTGAAACACAATTCCAGGAATTATTAAATGAGAAAGTGTAGGTGCATGTAATGACAACGATTGATCCGAATTTATACTTGCATAACCAATCAACATCAAGAACACCAAGCCCAGAACTTGGAAAAGATCAATTTTTACAAATACTAATGACGCAATTGCAAAATCAAGACCCTACAGATCCAATGGACGATTCGCAATTCATATCGCAAATGGCCGAATTCTCTTCATTGGAACAAACAATGAATATGGCAAATTCTATTGATCAACTTGTCCAAAATCAAACGGTATCTCCAGTAATTCAAAATAGTCATATGATAGATAAAGAGATTTCGTATCAAGCTTATGAACAAGAAACTGGAGCAGCACTAGATATTGAAACTAGTAATGTGGTCGCGGTTAGTCAGCATGAGGGATACGCTGTATTAGAATTAGAAAATGGTGAGAAAATCTATGCAGATGCTGTGTTACAAATAAATCATCCAAACATAGAAGACGGGGATAGTGCCACGGACGTAACAGGTCCAAGCCCTGAAGGAAGTGAATAACATGGATCATCCTATTCACCAGTTACAGCAACATCATAACGTACAAATTCCGGCAATGAAAAAGCAAGATGTAAAACAGTCATCAGGTACACCATTTCGTGACGTTTTATCTGAGCAACAAAATTTAAAGGTCAGTAAGCATGCAAAACAGCGTATGGATGAACGGAATATCCAACTTAATGATACGCAATGGAGTGCAATTACAGAAAAAATGGGTGAAGCAAAGGGTAAAGGTGTAACAGATTCGTTGGTACTTACGAACGAGGCAGCATTATTAGTTAGTACGAAAAATAATACCGTTGTCACAGCAATGGACCGCGAAGAAGCGACAAGTAAAATTTTCACAAATATTAATGGAACGATTTTAATAAATGACTAAGCTGGACCCGATTGGGAGGCTTATACAAGTTGTTGACTGATTGATACAGCTTATTACTAAAACCAAAAAGGGGATAATAAAATGTTACGTTCAATGTATGCAGGTATTTCAGGAATGCAAGGGTCACAAACAAAATTGGATGTTATTGGTAATAACATTGCCAATGTGAATACATCTGGTTTTAAAAAAGGTCGTGTGACATTTCAAGATATGATGAGCCAAACCACTTCAGGTGCTCAAGGTCCAACAGATACACGTGGTGGCGTGAACCCAAATCAAGTAGGACTCGGGTCAAAACAGGGAACAATTGATAATATACAAACACAGGGATTCTTGGAAACAACTGAAAACCCATTGGATTTAGCCATTGAAGGTGATGGGATGTTTCAAGTTGAAGAAGGTGAAGCGCAAGGTGATGGAGCTCCTTATTATACACGTGCTGGGAATTTCTACTTGGATGATGAAGGAGATATTATAAATCCTGATGGATATTACTTAACCGGTGAAGCAACTGTTGAGAGTGCTGCTCAAGATGGTAACGTCACAGAAGGGGACATAATTCGTTTAACGATACCAGATGAAGCTCAAAGTTTCAGCATTCAATCAAATGGCATCGTTAACTATGTAGATGCAGAGGGAGGAACACAAGAAGCAGGCCAAATAGTGCTTGCAAACTTTTCAAACCCGGCTGGACTTGAAAAAGCCGGAAATAATCTATTCCTGGATTCACCAAATGCTGGATATAATGATTTAGTTCCACCCGAGACAGCTGGAACCGGTTCTCTCGTCAGCGGAACGTTGGAAATGTCCAATGTTGACCTTGCAGAGGAATTCACAGAAATGATTACCGCACAACGTGCATTCCAGGCCAATACTAGAATTATTACAACATCTGATGAAATCCTGCAAGAGCTTGTTAACCTAAAACGATAATAAGGAGGGAGGGAGTGCTCTTTTATTAAGCGTACTCCCGCCATTATTATGATTCAATTAAGACGATTGAACGCAGAACCATTTACACTTAATGCTATTATGATTGAACAAATTCAATCCTTTCCTGATACGATGATTACATTAACAAATGGCAAGAAGATTATCGTGCAAAATCCTGAATCGGAAGTCATTGAGTTAGTTAACTCTTATTATCGAAAAATAGGTATACAGAAAGTGTTAAATGAAGTAGATAAAGGAAGTGAATAGATTGGTCAGAACGATCGTAACTTCGCTCTTAACGTTAGTGATAGGCGCTGCTCTTACAGCGGTAGTATTACTGAATGTTACAGATGAAAATAATGAAGGACAAGCTGAGTCTATTGATGACATTGTCGAACATTCTTATGACTCTCCAGAAATAACAACTGACCTTCAGAGCGGCAATTTTGTGCGCATACAATTTAAGTTATTAACAGATAGTGATGCAGCAAGAGAAGAAATAGGCAAGCGAGACTTTCAGTTAAAAAATATATTAATAAAAGAGTTGGCAACAATGGATGAAGAAGACTTCAAGTCCGACTTATCTGAGCTGGAGGATATTGTTAAATCAAGGTTAAATGAGGTAATGTCGGAAGGAAATATTACAGATGTTTATACAATAAATAAAATTATGCAATAAAAATATAATTTATGAAACTACTCCACTATGGAGGTGAGTATTTTTGACAGATGAAATTCTTTCACAAAATGAAATTGATTCTCTTTTATCTGCGATTACATCAGGTGAAATGGATGCAGAAGAATTGCAGAAAGAAGAGCAGGAAAAGAAGGTACGTGTTTATGATTTCAAACGAGCACTGCGATATTCAAAGGATCAGATTCGAAGTGTATCCAGAATCCATGAAAATTATGCACGGTTGTTGACTACTTTTTTTTCATCGCAATTAAGAACCTACATTAATATTTCAGTTGCTTCAGTAGATCAAATCCCTTACGAAGAATTTATTAGATCAATTCCTCAGGTAACGGTGTTAAATATTTATAGTGTTGCACCCCTAGATGGAAGGTTAATTATGGAAGTGAATCCAAACATTGCCTATGCAATGCTTGATCGTGTACTTGGCGGAAAAGGAAGTAGCGAGAATAAGGTTGAAAAATTTACAGAAATTGAAACGATACTAATATCACAATTATTCGAAAAAGCTGTAGTCAATCTCCAAGAGGCATGGTCTTCTATTGTGGAACTTGATCCTGTACTTGAGGAGTTTGAGATGAATCCGCAGTTTTTACAAATGGTATCCCCAAATGAAACGGTTGTTGTGGTTTCACTGCATACAACAATTGGAGAAACAAGTGGGATGATAAATATTTGCATTCCACATAATATTTTGGAACCTATCATTTCCAAACTATCTGTTCATTATTGGATGCAAGCTACGACGAATAATAAAGACTCGGATGCATATGAAAAAATATCCAAAAATATACAGGATGTTCAAATAGAAGGAAAAGCATTTTTAGGAGAAACAGATATCAATATTCAAGAATTTTTAAATTTGAATAAAGGTGATGTAATATCCTTAAATCAATCAATTGATCATCCGCTTACAATGGCAATAAATAACGAAGCTAAGTTTTATGTGCAGCCAGGTAACTATAAAAATAAAATGTCAGTGCAAGTATTGGAACAAATTGGGGGGAATGAAAATGATGAATGACGGAATGCTTTCTCAAGACGAAATTGACGCTCTATTAAAAGTAAGTTCAGATAACGATGTGAATGAGATCGATTATTTATCAACCATAGAAGAAGACACACTTGGTGAAATAGGTAATATCTCATTTGGGAACTCTGCAACTACGCTTTCTTCGTTGCTAAATCAAAAGGTTGAAATTACAACCCCTTCCGTTTCTATTATCCAACAATCGGATTTAGAACAGGAATTTAATGCTGAAGCTATAAATATTTCGGTTAACTATACAGAGGGTTTTATCGGAAATAATGTATTTGTTATGCAGGCAGAAGCTGCAGCAATTATTTCGGATATTATGTTAGGTGGTGATGGTACATCACCAGAAGAGGATTTAACTGAAATTCATCTAAGTGCTGTACAGGAAGCCATGAATCAAATGATGGGTGCAGCTGCTACAAGTATGTCTAGTGTTTTTAATAAAAAAGTAGATATAACACCACCATCTATCACTAGTGAGTCAAACTCCAAGCCTATATTTGATGAAGATGCTTATGTCAAGGTCTCTTTTCAATTAAAGATTGGTAACTTAATAGATTCCATTATCATGCAACTGATACCATTTCCGTTTGCAAAGCAATTAGTGGAACAATTAATGAATAAAGAAGTAGTTGATGAAGCTGCAGTAGCGAAGGAACCAATAGAAAAACAGAGCCAACCCAAAGCACAAATGAAAAAAACAACCGAAGAACCAACCAATAATACAACAAATGGATTTAATACAAACCCGCAATATTTAGGAAATTCAATGGATCAAAGCAATGCAGACATTCAGCATGCAACGTTCTCAAGTTTTAATCCGGTTGAACTGAATAAAAATGAACAGCGAAATTTGGATATGCTTTTGGATGTACCATTAAAGGTTACCGTTGAACTAGGACGCACGAAACGGTCAATAAAAGATATATTGGATTTAGCGCCTGGATCTATAATTGAGCTTGATAAGTTGGCAGGGGAACCTGTAGATATTATGGTGAATGAGAAATTGGTTGCTAAAGGTGAAGTCGTTGTAATTGATGAGAACTTTGGTGTACGAGTATCGGATATAATAAGTCAGACCGATCGATTGATGAAACTTAAATAAGATTAAACGAAGGAGGATTAATCAATGTCTCAGCGTATCTTAATTGTTGATGATGCAGCATTCATGCGAATGATGATAAAAGATATTCTAACGAAGAGTGGATACAATGTAATTGGGGAAGCACAGGACGGTGCTGAAGCTGTTGAGAAATATAAAGAGTTATCACCAGATCTCGTTACAATGGATATTACGATGCCTGAAATGGATGGTGTAGAAGCATTAAAAAAAATCCAAGAATTAAACCAAGAGGCAAAGGTGATTATGTGCTCTGCCATGGGACAGCAAGCAATGGTAATTGATGCCATTCAAGCCGGGGCAAAGGATTTTATTGTTAAGCCATTTGAAGCAGAACGGGTTATAGAAGCAATACAAAAGGTCTTACGTTAAGAAACGAGTGATTATGTTGACTAAAAAATTATTCTTTAGTATCTGTGTGACAATCCTTCTCACCAGTAGTGTTTTTTCAGTTCATGTTGAAGCAAGTACAAATGTATTGGATTGTCTTAACGGTAATAGTGATTGTGAAGAGTTGAATGAGGTACCAGAGGAGCCAGAAATGGATGAAGTTCAAGATGAAGAATCACAAGTTCAAAATCAAGATGAAGATGAATCGGTAGCAGGTTCTGAAGGTAGTTTGCCGTTATTTGAATTGGTGAAAATGTTTTTTGCTTTATTATTAGTCCTTGCACTTATTTATTTATTACTTAAATTTTTAAGCAAGCGGAATAAATTATTCAATCAAGTAAGATCTTTAGAAAATTTGGGTGGTATATCAGTTGGTCAGAATAAATCGATTCAAATTGTTCGAATAGGATCAAAGGTTCATCTTATAGGTGTTGGTGAAAATGTAGAAATGCTGCATGAGATTACCGATGAAGAAATTAAAAGTGAGTTATTACATAGAGAGACAAATGAAGAAAGTGAATTTACCACAAGTAAAATTTTATCATCATTTTTACAACCAAATTCAGATAGAGGAAAGCGTACAATGAACCGAAAAAACGAATTTAAAAACCAGTTTTCAATTGAACTGGAGAAACTTAAACAAAATAGAAAAAATATAATCAAGCAGAATAAACAGAAAGAAGATAAGCCATATGAATGAATTCATAGATATGTTTTCCAGTTCTGATCCTGCATCTGTTACAACATCTGTTCAATTGCTATTATTATTAACCGTCTTATCATTGGCGCCGAGTATTTTAATCTTAATGACTAGTTTTACTAGAATTATAATTGTTCTTTCTTTCGTTCGGACATCACTCGCAACTCAACAAATGCCTCCTAATCAGGTTTTAATAGGAATTGCATTATTTTTAACCTTCTTTATTATGGCCCCGACGTTTAGTCAGGTATATGACGAAGCCTTGCAGCCACTTTTTGAAGAGGATATTACATTGGATGAGGCTTATGAACGTGCTAGTATTCCAATGAAAGATTTTATGGCGGGTCATACTAGACAAAAAGATTTGGCATTATTTGTGAATTACGCAGAAATGGATGCTCCTGAAACGGTACAGGATATTCCATTAACGACACTCGTACCAGCATTTGCCATCAGTGAATTGAAAACGGCTTTTCAGATGGGCTTTATGATTTTTGTTCCATTTTTAATTATTGATATGGCAGTAGCCAGTGTCTTAATGTCGATGGGGATGATGATGCTGCCACCAGTAATGATTTCACTACCATTTAAGATTCTATTATTTGTCCTAGTAGATGGATGGTATCTCATTACGCATTCATTATTGGGCGGCTTTTAATGTGATTTTACTAATTAATCGATGATAAACGGAGTTGTTCTAAAGGAGAGGGGGGCTTTTTAACTTGACTAGTGAATTTGTTTTAACATTAGCAGAAAGAGGCATTTATACAATTTTAATGGTTACTGGTCCATTGCTTATCTTAGCATTAACAGTCGGGCTCTTAGTTAGTGTTTTTCAAGCTACAACTCAAATCCAGGAACAAACACTGGCCTTTATTCCTAAAATAGTAGCTGTTTTTCTTGGTCTGGTTTTCTTTGGCCCCTGGATGCTTACGACAATGATAGAGTTTACTGTAGATGTATTTGAAAACTTAAACCGGTTTGTAGGATAACTTATGCTGGAAATAATTGATATCAATAGTATCCCTATATTTTTACTTATTTTTGTTCGAATAGCGGCGTTTTTTGTTACATTACCGTTGTTTTCATATCAGACAATTCCAGCGCCATTTACAATTGGATTTAGTTTTTTTCTCGCTTTTATTATGTTTTATACAGTTGATGCCTCCGCTGTGACTGTTGATTATATGTATCTTTTATTACTTGTTAAAGAAGCCCTTGTTGGACTTTTAATAGGGTTTATCGCTTTTTTAATTCTATCAGCTGTTCAGGTTGCCGGTGGTTTCATCGACTTTCAGATGGGTTTCGCTATTGCAAATGTGATGGATCCGCAAACAGGAGCGCAAGTTCCTATTACAGGTCAGTATCTCTATATATTTACACTGCTGTTTCTATTATCGGTTAATGGTCATCATTTATTAATAGATGGTATCTTTTATAGTTATAATTTAATTCCAATTGATGCCTTTATACCGTTTCACGATGGATCTATCGCTTATTTTGTAATTAATACGTTTAATCAAATGTTTCTAATTGCATTTCAAATGGCTATACCAATCGTTGGTTGTTTGTTTTTAGTTGATGTTGCCTTAGGTATTATTGCTAGGACAGTACCACAGTTAAACGTGTTTGTAGTTGGTTTGCCTTTGAAAATATTTGTGAGCTTCGTCGTTATTTTATTTTTCCTTAGCCTTTATATAGGCCTTGTAAGGAATTTATTCGAGACAATGTTTGAAGTGATGCAGGGGCTTATGCAATTGTTCGGGGGTGCTTAACGTGCAACTGAAACTGGATTTACAATTTTTTGCAGGTGAAAAAACAGAAAAAGCAACTCCAAAGAAAAAACAAGATGAGCGCCAAAAAGGAAAGGTTGCTAAAAGTCAGGATGTAAATACAGCTATTCTATTGTTATTTTCTTTTATTCTACTATTTGTATTTGGTAGTTACATGAGAGATACACTGACAACATTATATGAACATACATTTACAGAATTCATCCATTGGGAGTTAACGGAAAACTCTATTCACCAAATATTCTCAGGAGCTGCTGTTGAACTAGCAAAAATGCTAGCTCCGATTATGTTGGGGGCAATTATTGCTGGATTGGTATCCAATCTAACTCAAATTGGCTTTTTGTTTACTGCTACACCTTTGAAAGTTGACTTGAAAAGAATTGATCCAATACAAGGGGCAAAGCGGATTTTCTCGGCACGTGCTCTGGTTGAGTTATTAAAATCATTATTGAAAATTGTTTTTATTGGTGTTATTACGTTTACGATTATTTGGATTTATAAAGATGAAATGATGATGCAAGCATTTATAAACGCAGAAAATGCACTAGCATTCTTCTCTAGAGTAACGATAATCATGGGGATATCAGCAACCTTAGCTTTATTATTCCTTTCTATTTTGGATTATGTCTATCAACGGTATGACTTCGAAAAAAACTTGAGAATGTCTAAGCAAGATGTAAAAGATGAGCACAAAAACATGGAGGGCGACCCTCTTATCAAATCGAAAATAAAAGCAAAGCAAAAGCAAATGGCGCAGCGACGTATGATGAGTGAGGTTCCAACTGCAGATGTGGTTATTACAAACCCAACTCATTTTGCAATTGCAATAAAATATGATGAGGAAAAAGCTATTGCCCCCTATATAGTAGCAAGAGGTACAGACCACATGGCTTTAAGAATTAAAGAAATAGCTAAAGCACATCATGTTGTAACAGTAGAAGATAGACAATTAGCACGTTCTTTACATAATGCGCTTGAAATTGGTGATGTGATTCCTGAGGAGTTTTATCAAGCGGTCGCTGAAATTCTGGCCTATGTCTA
Proteins encoded:
- the flgD gene encoding flagellar hook assembly protein FlgD, encoding MTTIDPNLYLHNQSTSRTPSPELGKDQFLQILMTQLQNQDPTDPMDDSQFISQMAEFSSLEQTMNMANSIDQLVQNQTVSPVIQNSHMIDKEISYQAYEQETGAALDIETSNVVAVSQHEGYAVLELENGEKIYADAVLQINHPNIEDGDSATDVTGPSPEGSE
- a CDS encoding TIGR02530 family flagellar biosynthesis protein; the protein is MDHPIHQLQQHHNVQIPAMKKQDVKQSSGTPFRDVLSEQQNLKVSKHAKQRMDERNIQLNDTQWSAITEKMGEAKGKGVTDSLVLTNEAALLVSTKNNTVVTAMDREEATSKIFTNINGTILIND
- the flgG gene encoding flagellar basal body rod protein FlgG; its protein translation is MLRSMYAGISGMQGSQTKLDVIGNNIANVNTSGFKKGRVTFQDMMSQTTSGAQGPTDTRGGVNPNQVGLGSKQGTIDNIQTQGFLETTENPLDLAIEGDGMFQVEEGEAQGDGAPYYTRAGNFYLDDEGDIINPDGYYLTGEATVESAAQDGNVTEGDIIRLTIPDEAQSFSIQSNGIVNYVDAEGGTQEAGQIVLANFSNPAGLEKAGNNLFLDSPNAGYNDLVPPETAGTGSLVSGTLEMSNVDLAEEFTEMITAQRAFQANTRIITTSDEILQELVNLKR
- a CDS encoding flagellar FlbD family protein is translated as MIQLRRLNAEPFTLNAIMIEQIQSFPDTMITLTNGKKIIVQNPESEVIELVNSYYRKIGIQKVLNEVDKGSE
- the fliL gene encoding flagellar basal body-associated protein FliL — protein: MNRLVRTIVTSLLTLVIGAALTAVVLLNVTDENNEGQAESIDDIVEHSYDSPEITTDLQSGNFVRIQFKLLTDSDAAREEIGKRDFQLKNILIKELATMDEEDFKSDLSELEDIVKSRLNEVMSEGNITDVYTINKIMQ
- the fliM gene encoding flagellar motor switch protein FliM; translation: MTDEILSQNEIDSLLSAITSGEMDAEELQKEEQEKKVRVYDFKRALRYSKDQIRSVSRIHENYARLLTTFFSSQLRTYINISVASVDQIPYEEFIRSIPQVTVLNIYSVAPLDGRLIMEVNPNIAYAMLDRVLGGKGSSENKVEKFTEIETILISQLFEKAVVNLQEAWSSIVELDPVLEEFEMNPQFLQMVSPNETVVVVSLHTTIGETSGMINICIPHNILEPIISKLSVHYWMQATTNNKDSDAYEKISKNIQDVQIEGKAFLGETDINIQEFLNLNKGDVISLNQSIDHPLTMAINNEAKFYVQPGNYKNKMSVQVLEQIGGNENDE
- the fliY gene encoding flagellar motor switch phosphatase FliY, with the protein product MMNDGMLSQDEIDALLKVSSDNDVNEIDYLSTIEEDTLGEIGNISFGNSATTLSSLLNQKVEITTPSVSIIQQSDLEQEFNAEAINISVNYTEGFIGNNVFVMQAEAAAIISDIMLGGDGTSPEEDLTEIHLSAVQEAMNQMMGAAATSMSSVFNKKVDITPPSITSESNSKPIFDEDAYVKVSFQLKIGNLIDSIIMQLIPFPFAKQLVEQLMNKEVVDEAAVAKEPIEKQSQPKAQMKKTTEEPTNNTTNGFNTNPQYLGNSMDQSNADIQHATFSSFNPVELNKNEQRNLDMLLDVPLKVTVELGRTKRSIKDILDLAPGSIIELDKLAGEPVDIMVNEKLVAKGEVVVIDENFGVRVSDIISQTDRLMKLK
- a CDS encoding response regulator, with amino-acid sequence MSQRILIVDDAAFMRMMIKDILTKSGYNVIGEAQDGAEAVEKYKELSPDLVTMDITMPEMDGVEALKKIQELNQEAKVIMCSAMGQQAMVIDAIQAGAKDFIVKPFEAERVIEAIQKVLR